The Stenotrophomonas maltophilia genome includes a region encoding these proteins:
- a CDS encoding DUF2065 domain-containing protein translates to MKDLFAAVCLVAVLEGLFLFVAPFAWKRMAERLLDLPSPALRSFGGLVLLAGLSLLWWVRH, encoded by the coding sequence ATGAAAGATCTGTTTGCCGCTGTCTGCCTGGTCGCGGTGCTGGAAGGCCTGTTCCTGTTCGTCGCACCGTTCGCCTGGAAGCGCATGGCCGAACGTCTGCTGGACCTGCCCAGCCCGGCCCTGCGCAGCTTCGGTGGGCTGGTGCTGCTGGCCGGCCTGAGCCTGCTGTGGTGGGTGCGGCATTGA
- the hflC gene encoding protease modulator HflC, translated as MKSPIWIAVIVAVVLGLLGSVYVVREDQTAMVLNLGKVVRSDIKPGLHFKVPVVETVKVFDRRFQVLDTAPARYFTAEQKDVSVDFFAIGYISNVGDYFRATGGDPRIANARLAPIITDSLRNQINSRTLQQLVSGDRSELIAEQLKGINEAVAGLGMQMIDLRIKQVDLPTDSQVINDVYERMRAQRKQEAAKLRAEGEEQSLTIRAQADRDSTVLIAEAERDAQRLRGEGDAEAARIYGKAGSADPSFYAFYRSLEAYRGSMTDGNGVIVLDKNDPFLQYLKNDR; from the coding sequence ATGAAGAGTCCTATCTGGATCGCCGTGATCGTGGCGGTGGTGCTGGGCCTGCTCGGCTCGGTGTACGTGGTCCGTGAGGACCAGACCGCCATGGTGCTGAACCTGGGCAAGGTGGTGCGTTCGGACATCAAGCCGGGCCTGCACTTCAAGGTGCCGGTGGTGGAAACGGTGAAGGTCTTCGACCGCCGCTTCCAGGTGCTCGACACCGCGCCGGCGCGCTACTTCACCGCCGAGCAGAAGGACGTCAGCGTCGACTTCTTCGCCATCGGCTACATTTCCAACGTGGGTGACTACTTCCGTGCCACCGGCGGCGATCCGCGCATCGCCAACGCCCGCCTGGCACCGATCATCACCGACTCGCTGCGCAACCAGATCAACTCGCGCACCCTGCAGCAGCTGGTCTCCGGCGACCGCAGCGAGCTGATCGCCGAGCAGCTGAAGGGGATCAACGAGGCGGTGGCCGGCCTGGGCATGCAGATGATCGACCTGCGCATCAAGCAGGTGGACCTGCCGACCGACAGCCAGGTGATCAACGATGTGTACGAGCGCATGCGTGCCCAGCGCAAGCAGGAAGCCGCAAAGCTGCGCGCGGAGGGCGAGGAGCAGTCGCTGACCATCCGCGCCCAGGCCGACCGTGACAGCACCGTGCTGATCGCCGAGGCCGAGCGTGATGCCCAGCGCCTGCGCGGTGAAGGCGATGCCGAGGCGGCGCGCATCTACGGCAAGGCCGGCTCGGCCGATCCGTCGTTCTATGCGTTCTACCGCAGCCTGGAGGCCTACCGTGGCTCCATGACCGACGGCAACGGCGTGATCGTGCTGGACAAGAACGACCCGTTCCTGCAGTACCTGAAGAACGACCGCTGA
- a CDS encoding alpha/beta fold hydrolase, translating into MGIGSEEKPGCDSASPTPQHVLMLPGLDGSGRLSIPFLSALQAHGLTTQAITLPAQGGQDHATLAQRLWSQLPGHPFILLAESFSGPLAVELTTRQPAGLRGLVLAATFARRPVPLPAASAALLTPTWPLPPVALLAGLLLGRWRTREHLSMLRDALARIPAATLRRRAAATLRVDVRALLPAIDVPTLCLHACHDRLLWPPSVAELQALLPDARHVSLEGPHLLLQARADAAAAEVAAWMRTLSP; encoded by the coding sequence ATGGGAATCGGGAGCGAGGAAAAGCCGGGCTGTGATTCGGCATCACCCACGCCGCAGCACGTGCTAATGCTGCCCGGGCTGGATGGCTCCGGCAGGCTGTCGATCCCGTTTCTGTCAGCACTCCAGGCTCATGGGCTGACGACGCAGGCGATTACGCTGCCTGCGCAGGGAGGGCAGGATCACGCCACGCTGGCCCAACGGCTGTGGTCGCAGCTGCCCGGCCATCCCTTCATCCTGCTTGCCGAGTCCTTCTCGGGCCCGTTGGCGGTTGAACTGACCACGCGACAGCCCGCCGGGCTGCGCGGACTGGTGCTTGCCGCGACCTTTGCGCGTCGGCCGGTGCCATTGCCGGCAGCCAGCGCAGCCCTGCTGACGCCGACCTGGCCTCTGCCTCCCGTGGCGTTGCTGGCGGGCCTGCTGCTGGGGCGGTGGCGCACCCGCGAGCACCTGTCGATGCTGCGCGATGCGCTGGCCCGGATTCCGGCGGCCACACTGCGGCGACGCGCCGCAGCGACCCTGCGCGTCGACGTACGCGCATTGCTGCCGGCAATCGACGTGCCGACGCTGTGCCTGCACGCGTGCCATGACCGCCTGCTGTGGCCGCCCAGCGTGGCAGAACTGCAGGCCCTTTTGCCGGATGCCCGGCATGTTTCGCTGGAAGGGCCGCATCTGCTGCTGCAGGCACGCGCTGACGCAGCCGCAGCCGAAGTTGCCGCGTGGATGAGGACGCTGTCGCCCTGA
- a CDS encoding adenylosuccinate synthase yields the protein MGQSVVVLGAQWGDEGKGKIVDLLTEEIGAVVRFQGGHNAGHTLVINGKKTVLHLIPSGILRDDALCLIGNGVVISPAALQKEIAELEASGVEVRSRLKISPAAPLIMPYHIALDQARERAAGGKAIGTTGRGIGPAYEDKVARRGIRIADLHYPKQLEELLRTALDYHNFVLTKYLNTDAVDFQKTFDEALAFGEYVQPMKSDVAGILHDLRKQGKRVLFEGAQGALLDIDHGTYPYVTSSNTTVGGALAGSGVGADSIDYVLGIAKAYATRVGGGPFPTELDDEVGQGIRDRGAEYGASTGRPRRCGWMDIVALKRAVAINGISGLCITKLDVLDGMEKLKVCIAYEYNGKRTEYAPLDAQGWEECTPVYLEFPGWSENTHGITNWDDLPPAARAYLRSLEELAGCPISIVSTGPDRDHTMVLQDPFA from the coding sequence ATGGGTCAGTCTGTCGTAGTGTTGGGTGCCCAGTGGGGCGATGAAGGCAAGGGCAAGATCGTCGATCTGCTCACTGAGGAGATCGGCGCCGTCGTGCGCTTCCAGGGCGGCCACAACGCCGGCCACACCCTGGTCATCAACGGCAAGAAGACCGTCCTGCACCTGATCCCGTCGGGCATCCTGCGTGACGACGCGCTGTGCCTGATCGGCAACGGCGTGGTGATCTCGCCGGCCGCGCTGCAGAAGGAAATCGCCGAGCTGGAAGCCTCCGGGGTGGAAGTGCGTTCGCGCCTGAAGATCTCCCCGGCCGCGCCGCTGATCATGCCGTACCACATCGCCCTGGACCAGGCGCGCGAGCGCGCTGCCGGTGGCAAGGCGATCGGCACCACCGGTCGTGGCATCGGCCCGGCCTACGAAGACAAGGTGGCGCGTCGCGGCATCCGCATCGCCGACCTGCATTACCCGAAGCAGCTGGAAGAACTGCTGCGCACCGCGCTGGATTACCACAACTTCGTGCTGACCAAGTATCTGAACACCGATGCGGTCGACTTCCAGAAGACCTTCGACGAAGCGCTGGCCTTCGGCGAATACGTGCAGCCGATGAAGTCCGACGTGGCCGGCATCCTGCACGACCTGCGCAAGCAGGGTAAGCGCGTGCTGTTCGAAGGCGCGCAGGGCGCGCTGCTGGACATCGACCACGGCACCTACCCGTACGTCACCAGCTCCAACACCACCGTCGGTGGCGCGCTGGCCGGTTCTGGCGTCGGCGCCGATTCGATCGACTACGTGCTGGGCATCGCCAAGGCCTACGCCACCCGCGTCGGCGGTGGCCCGTTCCCGACCGAGCTGGACGACGAAGTCGGCCAGGGCATCCGTGACCGCGGCGCCGAGTACGGTGCGTCGACCGGCCGTCCGCGTCGTTGCGGCTGGATGGACATCGTCGCGCTGAAGCGTGCCGTGGCCATCAACGGCATCAGCGGCCTGTGCATCACCAAGCTGGACGTGCTGGACGGCATGGAAAAGCTGAAGGTCTGCATCGCCTACGAATACAACGGCAAGCGCACCGAGTACGCGCCGCTGGACGCGCAGGGCTGGGAAGAGTGCACGCCGGTGTACCTGGAGTTCCCGGGCTGGAGCGAGAACACCCACGGCATCACCAACTGGGACGACCTGCCGCCGGCTGCGCGCGCCTACCTGCGTTCGCTGGAAGAGCTGGCCGGCTGCCCGATCAGCATCGTCTCCACCGGCCCGGACCGCGACCACACCATGGTTCTGCAGGATCCGTTTGCCTGA
- a CDS encoding methyl-accepting chemotaxis protein yields the protein MNYLRNVRVAWRLGLGFGLLLLLVAAVVATGATASVVQKRAMQQVVDVSVAKVRLLSQMLDANNQMMVVRREMLIRQGDDRGHDEQRIADLVKRYEASWTAYQALPSDAEGKAIAETIAAKRAIARPLNKQTSELMEQGDYPGAVALTLGPVQEAANGWNKALSDGVDFEEKESREAAAEAIRLGERSLLQLLVLGGVALLVGIGASVMIGRSLTGPLARAVNVAERLSRGQLDQEFRLGGRDELTQLGEAMASVRQSVQAAIGAQLQMAEQHEAGAIRYRMDASAFPGDFGRMVQATNSLVESHVQVELLMAEVMQRYAIGDLSRDLPDYPGEKGTLTRTLAAVKQSLMAINAQIDALARAARAGDFSMRGDAAAFQFQFKAMVEHLNGMMASSQASIADVSDVLRAISHGDLTARMDGEYDGVFARMRDDANTTTAQLTGIVRGIQVAADSINNAAQELAAGNNDLSRRTEQQAANLEEAAASMEELTSTVRQNAELARQADSEAHAAGAAVRETEQAMAQMASVMGEIDQSSARISEISTVIDGIAFQTNILALNAAVEAARAGEQGRGFAVVASEVRTLAQRAGVAAKEIKELIEDAAAKVKSGLAVTVESEAAIARVAQASSRTTQLMSDIAAASKEQAAGIEQVNQVVVQMDQVTQQNAALVEEATAASRALEEQAHALTTSVAVFKVEQGARMPIVPAQAA from the coding sequence ATGAACTACTTGAGGAATGTCAGGGTTGCCTGGCGTCTTGGGCTGGGCTTTGGCCTGTTGCTGCTGTTGGTTGCGGCCGTGGTGGCCACCGGCGCCACCGCCAGTGTCGTGCAGAAGCGCGCGATGCAGCAGGTGGTCGATGTCAGCGTGGCCAAGGTGCGCCTGTTGTCGCAGATGCTCGATGCCAACAACCAGATGATGGTCGTTCGCCGCGAGATGCTGATCCGCCAGGGCGATGACCGTGGCCATGATGAGCAGCGCATCGCCGATCTGGTCAAGCGCTATGAGGCCAGTTGGACGGCCTACCAGGCGCTGCCCAGCGACGCCGAGGGCAAGGCCATTGCCGAAACCATCGCCGCCAAGCGTGCCATCGCGCGTCCGCTCAACAAGCAGACCAGCGAACTCATGGAGCAGGGCGACTACCCGGGCGCCGTGGCGCTGACCCTGGGCCCGGTGCAGGAAGCCGCCAACGGCTGGAACAAGGCGCTGTCCGATGGCGTGGACTTCGAAGAGAAGGAAAGCCGTGAGGCGGCCGCCGAGGCGATCCGCCTGGGCGAGCGCAGCCTGCTGCAGCTGCTGGTGCTGGGCGGCGTCGCGCTGCTGGTGGGCATCGGTGCCTCGGTGATGATCGGGCGCAGCCTGACCGGCCCGTTGGCCCGCGCGGTGAACGTGGCCGAACGCCTGTCCAGGGGCCAGCTGGACCAGGAGTTCCGCCTTGGCGGCCGCGATGAACTGACCCAGCTGGGTGAAGCCATGGCCAGCGTGCGGCAGAGCGTGCAGGCGGCGATCGGCGCACAGCTGCAGATGGCCGAACAGCACGAGGCGGGTGCGATCCGCTACCGCATGGACGCCAGCGCCTTCCCCGGCGATTTCGGCCGCATGGTGCAGGCCACCAACAGCCTGGTCGAATCGCACGTGCAGGTGGAGCTGCTGATGGCTGAAGTGATGCAGCGTTACGCCATCGGTGACCTCAGCCGCGACCTGCCGGACTACCCGGGCGAGAAGGGTACGCTGACCCGCACTCTGGCCGCAGTGAAGCAGAGCCTGATGGCGATCAACGCGCAGATCGATGCACTGGCCCGGGCCGCGCGCGCCGGTGATTTCAGCATGCGTGGCGACGCCGCTGCGTTCCAGTTCCAGTTCAAGGCGATGGTCGAGCACCTCAACGGCATGATGGCCAGTTCGCAGGCCAGCATCGCTGATGTCTCCGATGTGCTGCGTGCGATCTCGCACGGCGACCTGACTGCACGCATGGACGGCGAGTACGACGGTGTATTCGCCCGCATGCGTGACGACGCCAACACCACCACCGCGCAGCTGACCGGCATCGTGCGTGGCATCCAGGTGGCCGCCGACAGCATCAACAACGCGGCGCAGGAACTGGCTGCCGGCAACAACGACCTGTCGCGCCGCACCGAGCAGCAGGCCGCCAACCTGGAAGAAGCCGCCGCATCGATGGAGGAACTGACCTCGACTGTGCGCCAGAATGCCGAGCTCGCTCGTCAGGCCGACAGTGAAGCGCATGCCGCCGGTGCCGCCGTACGCGAAACCGAGCAGGCGATGGCGCAGATGGCGTCGGTGATGGGTGAGATCGATCAGTCCTCGGCACGCATCTCGGAAATCTCCACCGTGATCGACGGCATCGCGTTCCAGACCAACATCCTGGCGCTGAATGCTGCGGTTGAAGCCGCGCGTGCAGGTGAGCAGGGCCGTGGTTTTGCCGTGGTCGCCAGCGAGGTACGCACGCTCGCACAGCGTGCCGGTGTCGCCGCCAAGGAGATCAAGGAACTGATCGAAGACGCCGCTGCCAAGGTGAAGAGCGGCCTGGCGGTGACCGTTGAATCGGAAGCCGCGATCGCCCGCGTGGCCCAGGCCAGCTCGCGCACCACGCAGCTGATGAGCGACATCGCAGCGGCCAGCAAGGAACAGGCCGCCGGTATCGAGCAGGTCAACCAGGTGGTGGTGCAGATGGACCAGGTGACCCAGCAGAACGCTGCGCTGGTGGAAGAAGCCACTGCCGCCAGCCGCGCGCTGGAAGAACAGGCGCATGCGCTGACCACGTCGGTGGCGGTGTTCAAGGTGGAGCAGGGCGCGCGCATGCCCATCGTGCCTGCGCAGGCGGCGTAA
- a CDS encoding M23 family metallopeptidase yields MRLSQLIVLGVLLGLGAGWWLRRDAGEPVAASLPEAQPAAAVAPAKGSVAPLDTAPAPAATVPSAARTADAPSGLLLPVQGVLASQLRDTFTDARSEGRVHDAIDIMADAGTPVLAVADGTVEKLFDSERGGLTIYQFEPSGRWCYYYAHLQRYADGLTEKQVIRRGEVIGYVGSTGNASAEAPHLHFEVHVLGPEKQWWKGESINPYPLLNPPASKPGAASAAK; encoded by the coding sequence ATGCGTCTTTCGCAGCTGATCGTGCTGGGCGTGCTGCTGGGACTGGGGGCCGGCTGGTGGCTGCGCCGCGATGCAGGCGAGCCGGTAGCCGCCTCGCTGCCGGAAGCACAACCGGCAGCCGCTGTGGCGCCGGCTAAGGGATCGGTAGCGCCGCTCGACACGGCCCCTGCCCCCGCCGCCACCGTACCGTCAGCCGCGCGGACTGCGGATGCGCCGTCGGGTCTGCTGCTGCCGGTACAGGGCGTCCTGGCCTCCCAGCTGCGCGACACGTTCACCGATGCGCGCAGCGAAGGCCGCGTGCACGATGCCATCGACATCATGGCCGATGCCGGTACGCCGGTGCTGGCAGTGGCCGATGGCACGGTGGAAAAACTGTTCGACAGCGAGCGCGGTGGCCTGACGATCTACCAGTTCGAGCCCAGCGGACGCTGGTGCTACTACTACGCGCACCTGCAGCGCTATGCCGATGGCCTGACCGAAAAGCAGGTGATCAGGCGCGGGGAGGTGATCGGTTATGTGGGCAGTACCGGCAACGCCAGCGCTGAGGCCCCGCACCTGCATTTCGAGGTGCACGTGCTGGGACCGGAGAAACAGTGGTGGAAGGGCGAATCGATCAATCCGTACCCACTGCTGAATCCGCCTGCTTCGAAGCCCGGTGCTGCCAGCGCCGCAAAGTGA
- a CDS encoding catalase translates to MAASKPTGKRATTHAENHHRGSGDELHQQAGGSHPAMTTDQGIPVADNQNSLRQGPRGPTLLEDFILREKITHFDHERIPERIVHARGSAAHGYFELTRSLKAHTRARILTEVGVKTPVFTRFSTVAGGAGSVDTPRDVRGFAVKFYTREGNWDLVGNNIPVFFIQDAMKFPDLVHAVKMEPDRAFPQAASAHDTFWDFISLMPESMHMIMWAMSDRAIPRSLRMIEGFGVHSFRLLNEAGESTFVKFHWRPKLGIQSTVWDEALKLQSADNDFHRRDLFEAIQRGDFPEWELAVQLFTEEDADAFPFDHLDPTKIIPESLVPLQVIGRMVLDRWPDNFFAETEQVAFCPANVPPGIDFSNDPLLQGRLFSYLDTQLLRLGGPNFHQIPVNAPKCPFANHQRDGHMQMQVPKGRVAYDPSSLQEDTPRETPAGFRSHASADDGRKGRTRAESFADHYSQARMFFRSLEKPEQAHLASALVFELSKVETLKVRVRTVSHLRNIDDSLAQRVADGLALPALPDPAPTATPVRDMPPAPEVRVIGRNKPTLQGRCIGILFDEGSDARIIASLSKAARKAGADVKLVAPRVGGATLSDGALQAADGQLAGTPSAVFDAVALVLSPEAAKALSKESAAIEFVSQAWAHLKAIASDAGGQALLKAARVGNDAGIVEAEDAKAFLAAAATRQWAREPKLRLLA, encoded by the coding sequence ATGGCCGCCAGCAAGCCGACCGGCAAGCGCGCAACCACCCACGCCGAGAACCACCACCGCGGCAGCGGCGATGAACTGCACCAGCAGGCCGGGGGCAGTCATCCGGCGATGACCACCGATCAGGGCATCCCGGTGGCAGACAACCAGAACTCCCTGCGGCAGGGACCTCGGGGGCCTACGCTGCTGGAGGACTTCATCCTGCGCGAGAAGATCACCCACTTCGACCATGAGCGCATTCCCGAGCGCATCGTGCACGCCCGCGGCAGCGCTGCGCATGGCTACTTCGAGTTGACCCGATCACTGAAGGCGCATACCCGCGCGCGCATCCTGACCGAGGTTGGCGTGAAAACACCCGTGTTCACCCGCTTCTCGACCGTGGCCGGTGGCGCAGGTTCAGTGGACACCCCGCGCGACGTGCGCGGCTTCGCGGTGAAGTTCTATACCAGGGAAGGCAACTGGGATCTGGTCGGCAACAACATCCCGGTGTTCTTCATCCAGGACGCCATGAAATTCCCGGACCTGGTGCACGCGGTGAAGATGGAACCGGACCGTGCCTTCCCGCAGGCCGCGTCGGCCCATGACACGTTCTGGGACTTCATTTCGCTGATGCCCGAATCGATGCACATGATCATGTGGGCGATGAGCGACCGCGCCATACCGCGTTCGCTGCGGATGATCGAAGGCTTCGGTGTGCACAGCTTCCGCCTGCTGAACGAGGCCGGCGAGTCAACGTTCGTCAAGTTCCACTGGCGGCCCAAGCTGGGTATCCAGTCCACGGTCTGGGACGAAGCGCTGAAGCTGCAATCGGCCGACAATGACTTCCATCGCCGCGACCTGTTCGAGGCCATCCAGCGCGGCGACTTCCCGGAATGGGAACTGGCGGTGCAGTTGTTCACCGAAGAAGACGCCGACGCATTCCCGTTCGATCATCTGGACCCGACCAAGATCATTCCCGAATCGCTGGTGCCGTTGCAGGTCATCGGGCGCATGGTGCTGGACCGCTGGCCGGACAACTTCTTCGCCGAGACCGAGCAGGTGGCTTTCTGCCCGGCCAACGTGCCACCGGGCATCGACTTCAGCAACGACCCGCTGCTGCAGGGGCGCCTGTTCTCCTACCTGGACACCCAGCTGCTGCGCCTGGGCGGCCCGAACTTCCACCAGATCCCGGTGAATGCGCCCAAGTGCCCGTTTGCCAATCATCAGCGCGACGGCCACATGCAGATGCAGGTTCCCAAGGGCCGGGTGGCCTACGATCCCAGTTCGCTGCAGGAGGACACCCCGCGCGAGACGCCTGCCGGATTCCGCAGCCATGCCAGCGCCGACGATGGCCGCAAGGGTCGCACCCGCGCGGAGAGTTTCGCCGACCACTACAGCCAGGCCCGCATGTTCTTCCGCAGCCTCGAAAAGCCGGAGCAGGCGCACCTGGCATCGGCGCTGGTGTTCGAGTTGTCCAAGGTGGAAACGCTGAAGGTGCGGGTACGCACCGTCAGTCACCTGCGCAACATCGATGACTCACTGGCGCAGCGCGTGGCCGATGGTCTGGCGTTGCCTGCACTGCCCGACCCGGCGCCGACCGCTACTCCAGTGCGGGACATGCCCCCCGCCCCCGAAGTACGGGTGATCGGTCGCAACAAACCCACCCTGCAAGGGCGCTGCATCGGCATCCTGTTCGATGAGGGTTCTGATGCCCGGATCATTGCCAGCCTGAGCAAGGCAGCCAGGAAAGCAGGTGCGGATGTGAAGCTGGTCGCCCCCAGAGTGGGTGGCGCCACGCTCAGCGATGGCGCGCTGCAGGCGGCGGATGGGCAACTGGCGGGCACCCCGTCGGCCGTGTTCGATGCAGTAGCCCTGGTGCTCAGCCCGGAAGCGGCGAAGGCCTTGTCGAAAGAAAGTGCAGCCATCGAATTCGTCAGCCAGGCGTGGGCGCACCTGAAGGCCATCGCCAGCGACGCGGGCGGCCAGGCGCTGCTGAAGGCGGCAAGGGTCGGCAACGACGCCGGCATCGTCGAAGCGGAAGACGCCAAGGCATTCCTGGCGGCGGCCGCCACCCGCCAGTGGGCGCGCGAACCCAAGCTGCGCCTGCTGGCCTGA
- a CDS encoding L,D-transpeptidase family protein, whose translation MPLPVYRSTLLALSLLASPAFAQAPPPGLPAPIAEKAGPDTAARSALHAQVLLDRANFSPGQIDGEVGSNQRRAVSGFQAAHGLTVTGELDDATWQALQADTVTPLASYTLTSEDVAGPFQAVPKGPAAQAKLKSLGFNNVEESLGERFHASPELLKLLNPGVDLSKAGNRIQVPNIAPSPLPKAAKVVVDKSDSSLQLLDAQGKVIAQVPVSSGSQHDPLPIGEWKILGVYRDPPFHYNPKLFWDARKGEKKATLPPGPNNPVGRVWIDLSKPHYGLHGTPEPGHVGKTESHGCVRMTNWDALRVADAVDTSVPVVMQE comes from the coding sequence ATGCCATTACCCGTGTACCGATCCACCCTGCTCGCTCTCTCGCTGCTGGCATCGCCGGCGTTCGCGCAGGCACCGCCGCCTGGACTGCCCGCCCCCATCGCCGAGAAGGCCGGACCGGACACCGCAGCACGTTCCGCCCTGCATGCCCAGGTGCTGCTGGATCGCGCGAATTTCTCGCCCGGCCAGATCGACGGTGAAGTGGGCAGCAACCAGCGGCGCGCGGTGTCGGGTTTCCAGGCAGCGCACGGCCTGACCGTCACCGGTGAACTGGACGACGCGACCTGGCAGGCCCTGCAGGCTGATACGGTCACCCCCCTGGCCAGCTACACGCTGACCAGCGAGGATGTCGCCGGGCCGTTCCAGGCGGTGCCGAAGGGCCCCGCCGCACAGGCCAAACTGAAATCGCTGGGCTTCAACAACGTCGAAGAGTCGCTGGGCGAACGCTTCCACGCATCCCCTGAGCTGTTGAAGCTGCTCAATCCGGGCGTGGATCTGAGCAAGGCGGGCAACCGCATCCAGGTGCCCAATATCGCACCATCGCCGCTACCGAAGGCGGCCAAGGTGGTCGTCGACAAGTCCGATTCCAGCCTGCAGCTGCTGGATGCGCAAGGCAAGGTGATCGCTCAGGTGCCGGTTTCCTCCGGCAGCCAGCATGATCCGCTGCCGATCGGCGAATGGAAGATCCTAGGCGTGTATCGCGACCCGCCGTTCCACTACAACCCCAAGCTGTTCTGGGATGCGCGCAAGGGCGAAAAGAAGGCGACACTGCCGCCGGGCCCGAACAATCCGGTCGGCCGGGTCTGGATCGACCTGTCCAAGCCACACTACGGCCTGCATGGCACGCCCGAGCCCGGCCATGTCGGCAAGACCGAGTCACATGGTTGCGTGCGCATGACCAACTGGGATGCGCTGCGCGTGGCCGATGCGGTGGATACCTCCGTCCCTGTGGTGATGCAGGAGTGA
- a CDS encoding helix-turn-helix transcriptional regulator, which yields MRVEPADIEALFDAIPDVLFFIKDLQGRYTHVNQTMLRRLGLRARKDVIGRTAAEIYPTGLSADYVDQDARVLAGEVIENLMELHLFANREPGWCLTCKRPLVVDGAIEGLIGISRDLGQKDSLGTQYEQLRLALAHLNAHYAENVRMQTLLDITGFSLSKLERSFRKVFQMTPQQVLTRLRIQMAMHLLHGDESIASIGQACGFSDQSAFTRKFKAETGFSPRAYRARIGGSVGEPALA from the coding sequence ATGCGAGTCGAGCCCGCCGACATCGAAGCCCTGTTCGACGCCATCCCGGATGTTCTGTTCTTCATCAAGGACCTTCAGGGGCGTTACACCCACGTCAACCAGACCATGCTGCGGCGGCTGGGCCTGCGCGCCCGCAAGGACGTGATCGGGCGTACCGCGGCGGAGATCTACCCGACCGGGCTGAGCGCCGACTACGTGGACCAGGACGCCCGCGTGCTGGCCGGTGAGGTGATCGAGAACCTGATGGAGCTGCACCTGTTCGCCAACCGCGAACCGGGCTGGTGCCTGACCTGCAAGCGTCCGCTGGTGGTCGATGGGGCCATCGAGGGCCTGATCGGCATTTCCCGCGACCTTGGCCAGAAGGACAGTCTGGGTACCCAGTACGAGCAGCTGCGGCTGGCGCTGGCCCACCTCAACGCGCACTACGCCGAGAACGTGCGCATGCAGACCCTGCTGGACATCACCGGCTTTTCGCTGTCCAAGCTGGAGCGCAGCTTCCGCAAGGTGTTCCAGATGACCCCGCAGCAGGTGCTGACCCGGCTGCGGATCCAGATGGCCATGCACCTGCTGCACGGTGACGAGAGCATCGCCAGCATCGGCCAGGCCTGCGGTTTCAGCGACCAGAGCGCCTTTACCCGCAAGTTCAAGGCTGAAACCGGTTTCTCGCCGCGTGCCTACCGCGCCCGTATTGGTGGCAGTGTCGGAGAGCCGGCACTGGCCTGA